A part of Streptococcus porcinus genomic DNA contains:
- a CDS encoding ParB/RepB/Spo0J family partition protein, producing the protein MKKQDFKVLKTKDLYPFPDNPFHVVEDETLSELAESIKEFGIVTPIITRPKEDGNGYEVIAGQRRVRASELAGINTVPAFVLPLDRDRAIITLVDSNLQRENILPSERAFAYRMKSEAMKRQGFRTDLTSSQVVTKLRTDDKVAQGFGVGRMTVQRFIRLTELIPPILQMVDEGKIALTPAVELSFLKKDEQENLFATMESEEATPSLSQAQRMKSMSQSGQLDMDMIFSIMTEEKGNQKETLKINTSKLKKYFPKDTTPKQMEETIIRLLERELQRKRSRDSR; encoded by the coding sequence ATGAAGAAACAGGATTTTAAGGTGTTAAAGACCAAAGATTTATACCCGTTTCCCGACAATCCGTTTCATGTTGTGGAGGATGAAACGCTGTCAGAGTTAGCGGAAAGCATCAAGGAATTTGGCATTGTCACGCCGATAATCACACGCCCGAAAGAGGACGGGAACGGTTATGAAGTGATTGCGGGGCAGCGGCGTGTCCGTGCGTCCGAACTTGCAGGTATAAATACCGTGCCTGCATTTGTCCTGCCCTTAGACCGTGACCGAGCCATCATCACCCTTGTAGACAGTAATTTACAGCGTGAAAATATCCTGCCATCGGAGCGGGCGTTTGCCTACAGGATGAAATCCGAAGCCATGAAGCGGCAGGGTTTCCGCACAGACTTAACCTCGTCACAAGTTGTGACGAAGTTGCGGACGGACGACAAAGTGGCACAGGGCTTCGGCGTGGGCAGGATGACCGTCCAGCGTTTTATCCGCCTGACGGAACTGATACCGCCGATTTTGCAGATGGTGGACGAGGGGAAAATCGCCCTCACACCTGCGGTGGAACTGTCCTTTTTGAAGAAAGACGAGCAGGAAAATCTCTTTGCCACGATGGAGAGCGAAGAAGCAACGCCCTCACTCTCACAGGCACAGCGGATGAAAAGCATGAGCCAGAGCGGGCAGCTTGACATGGATATGATATTTTCCATTATGACGGAGGAAAAGGGAAACCAGAAAGAAACCTTGAAAATCAACACAAGCAAACTGAAAAAATACTTTCCGAAGGACACAACGCCGAAGCAGATGGAGGAAACCATCATCCGACTTCTGGAACGTGAGTTGCAGAGAAAACGGAGCAGGGACAGCCGCTAA
- the mobV gene encoding MobV family relaxase, with protein sequence MPYAILRFQKRKAGGVAACERHNERKKEAYKSNPDIDMERSKNNYHLVAPPKYTYKKEINRKVAEAGCRTRKDSVMMVETLITASPEFMNQLPPEEQKAYFTMALDFISERVGEQNILSAVVHMDERTPHMHLCFVPITPDNKLSAKTILGNQKSLSEWQTAYHERMSSRWNQLERGQSSMETKRKHVPTWLYKLGGRLDKQYGEIVSALSDINAFNAGKKRDKALELVAAWLPEVEKFSKEIGRQQAYIDSLKEQIGQEADYAGRMRDEKYEQELKVQKANQRIFELQRTNEQMGRLLSKIPPEVLEELQRTGRNKSRER encoded by the coding sequence ATGCCCTATGCAATCCTGCGTTTCCAGAAACGCAAAGCGGGCGGCGTTGCGGCTTGCGAACGCCACAACGAGCGGAAGAAAGAAGCCTACAAAAGCAACCCAGATATCGACATGGAACGCTCTAAAAATAACTATCATCTTGTCGCACCGCCAAAGTACACCTATAAGAAAGAGATTAACCGAAAGGTAGCCGAAGCAGGGTGCAGGACAAGGAAAGACAGCGTGATGATGGTGGAAACGCTCATCACGGCTTCACCAGAATTTATGAACCAGTTACCGCCCGAAGAACAGAAAGCGTATTTTACGATGGCTCTGGATTTCATTTCGGAGCGTGTCGGGGAGCAGAATATCCTCTCCGCAGTCGTCCACATGGACGAGAGAACGCCCCATATGCACCTCTGCTTTGTGCCGATTACACCAGACAATAAGCTGTCCGCCAAAACAATTTTAGGCAATCAAAAGAGCCTGTCGGAGTGGCAGACCGCCTACCATGAGCGGATGTCCTCACGTTGGAATCAGCTTGAGAGAGGTCAATCTTCGATGGAAACCAAGCGGAAACACGTCCCCACATGGCTCTATAAGTTGGGCGGCAGGCTTGATAAGCAGTATGGGGAAATCGTGTCTGCCCTGTCCGACATCAACGCCTTTAACGCAGGGAAAAAGCGTGACAAGGCTCTGGAACTGGTTGCCGCATGGCTGCCCGAAGTGGAGAAATTCTCTAAGGAAATCGGCAGACAGCAGGCGTATATCGACAGCTTAAAGGAGCAAATCGGGCAGGAAGCCGACTATGCAGGGCGTATGCGTGATGAAAAGTACGAGCAGGAATTAAAGGTGCAGAAAGCCAACCAGAGGATATTTGAATTGCAGAGAACCAACGAGCAGATGGGGCGGCTGCTCTCAAAGATACCGCCAGAAGTGTTGGAAGAATTACAGAGAACAGGCAGAAACAAATCAAGAGAAAGGTAA
- the tet(O) gene encoding tetracycline resistance ribosomal protection protein Tet(O) has protein sequence MKIINLGILAHVDAGKTTLTESLLYTSGAIAEPGSVDKGTTRTDTMNLERQRGITIQTAVTSFQWEDVKVNIIDTPGHMDFLAEVYRSLSVLDGAVLLVSAKDGIQAQTRILFHALQTMKIPTIFFINKIDQEGIDLPMVYQEMKAKLSSEIIVKQKVGQHPHINVTDNDDMEQWDAVIMGNDELLEKYMSGKPFKMSELEQEENRRFQNGTLFPVYHGSAKNNLGIRQLIEVIASKFYSSTPEGQSELCGQVFKIEYSEKRRRFVYVRIYSGTLHLRDVIKISEKEKIKITEMCVPTNGELYSSDTACSGDIVILPNDVLQLNSILGNEMLLPQRKFIENPLPMLQTTIAVKKSEQREILLGALTEISDGDPLLKYYVDTTTHEIILSFLGNVQMEVICAILEEKYHVEAEIKEPTVIYMERPLRKAEYTIHIEVPPNPFWASVGLSIEPLPIGSGVQYESRVSLGYLNQSFQNAVMEGVLYGCEQGLYGWKVTDCKICFEYGLYYSPVSTPADFRLLSPIVLEQALKKAGTELLEPYLHFEIYAPQEYLSRAYHDAPRYCADIVSTQVKNDEVILKGEIPARCIQEYRNDLTYFTNGQGVCLTELKGYQPAIGKFICQPRRPNSRIDKVRHMFHKLA, from the coding sequence ATGAAAATAATTAACTTAGGCATTCTGGCTCACGTTGACGCAGGAAAGACAACATTAACGGAGAGTTTATTGTATACCAGTGGTGCAATTGCAGAACCAGGGAGCGTAGATAAAGGCACAACAAGGACAGATACAATGAATTTGGAGCGTCAAAGGGGAATCACTATCCAGACAGCAGTGACATCTTTTCAGTGGGAGGATGTAAAAGTCAACATTATAGATACGCCAGGCCATATGGATTTTTTGGCGGAAGTATACCGTTCTTTATCCGTATTAGACGGAGCAGTATTATTAGTTTCTGCAAAGGATGGCATACAGGCACAGACCCGTATACTGTTTCATGCACTACAGACAATGAAGATTCCGACAATTTTTTTCATCAATAAAATTGACCAAGAGGGGATTGATTTGCCAATGGTATATCAAGAAATGAAAGCAAAGCTTTCTTCGGAAATTATAGTGAAGCAAAAGGTTGGGCAGCATCCCCATATAAATGTAACGGACAATGACGATATGGAACAGTGGGATGCGGTAATTATGGGAAACGATGAACTATTAGAGAAATATATGTCAGGGAAACCGTTTAAAATGTCAGAACTGGAACAGGAAGAAAACAGGAGATTCCAAAACGGAACGTTATTTCCCGTTTATCACGGAAGTGCTAAAAACAATCTGGGGATTCGGCAGCTTATAGAAGTGATTGCCAGTAAGTTTTATTCATCAACGCCTGAAGGTCAATCTGAACTATGCGGGCAGGTTTTTAAGATTGAATATTCAGAGAAAAGGCGGCGTTTTGTTTATGTGCGTATATATAGCGGAACATTGCATTTGAGGGATGTTATTAAAATATCTGAAAAAGAGAAAATAAAAATCACAGAGATGTGTGTTCCGACAAACGGTGAATTATATTCATCCGATACAGCCTGCTCTGGTGATATTGTAATTTTACCAAATGATGTTTTGCAGCTAAACAGTATTTTGGGGAACGAAATGCTGTTGCCGCAGAGAAAATTTATTGAAAATCCTCTCCCTATGCTCCAAACAACGATTGCAGTAAAGAAATCTGAACAGCGGGAAATATTGCTTGGGGCACTTACAGAAATTTCAGATGGCGACCCTCTTTTAAAATATTATGTGGATACTACAACGCATGAGATTATACTTTCTTTTTTGGGGAATGTGCAGATGGAAGTCATTTGTGCCATCCTTGAGGAAAAATACCATGTGGAGGCAGAAATAAAAGAGCCTACTGTTATATATATGGAAAGACCGCTTAGAAAAGCAGAATATACCATCCACATAGAAGTCCCGCCAAATCCTTTCTGGGCTTCTGTCGGGTTGTCCATAGAGCCGCTCCCTATTGGAAGCGGAGTGCAGTATGAAAGCAGAGTTTCACTTGGATATTTAAACCAATCGTTCCAAAATGCGGTTATGGAGGGGGTTCTTTATGGCTGCGAGCAGGGGCTGTATGGATGGAAAGTGACAGACTGTAAAATCTGTTTTGAATATGGATTGTATTATAGTCCTGTAAGTACCCCCGCAGACTTTCGGCTGCTTTCCCCTATCGTATTGGAGCAGGCTTTAAAAAAAGCAGGGACAGAACTATTAGAGCCATATCTCCACTTTGAAATTTATGCACCGCAGGAATATCTCTCACGGGCGTATCATGATGCCCCAAGGTATTGTGCAGATATTGTAAGTACTCAGGTAAAGAATGACGAGGTCATTCTGAAAGGAGAAATCCCTGCCAGATGTATTCAAGAATACAGGAACGATTTAACTTATTTCACAAATGGGCAGGGAGTCTGCTTGACAGAGTTAAAAGGATACCAGCCAGCTATTGGTAAATTTATTTGCCAACCCCGCCGCCCGAATAGCCGTATAGATAAGGTTCGGCATATGTTCCACAAGTTAGCTTAA
- a CDS encoding YdbC family protein → MKEIQYEIVKEIAVLSASDSGYTKEINLISWNGREPKYDIRSFSPNREKCGKGITLNADEAAALLEALQKEVNSGD, encoded by the coding sequence ATGAAAGAAATCCAGTATGAGATTGTAAAGGAAATCGCCGTATTGTCTGCGAGTGACAGCGGCTACACAAAGGAAATCAATCTTATTTCATGGAACGGGAGAGAGCCGAAATATGACATCCGCAGCTTTTCCCCGAACCGTGAGAAGTGCGGAAAGGGTATCACGTTGAACGCTGATGAAGCAGCGGCACTCCTTGAAGCATTACAGAAAGAAGTAAACAGCGGGGATTGA
- a CDS encoding recombinase family protein has protein sequence MAGIRTENKIYEVGIYCRLSKDDGTDNESASIATQKSILTDYVKRQGWHLAKTYVDDGYSGTNFQRPSFQNMIKDIENGLINCVITKDLSRLGRNYLDCGLYLEVFFPEHNVRYIAVNDGVDTLNKSAMDITPFRNILNEMYSADVSVKIKSAYRARFQQGKFMGTTAPYGYVKDPADHNHLLIDDKVAHVVREIFDLALAGNGIAKIRKHINKQHILRPAAYAVEQGATGYERYFEDNEENRYIWSENSVRGILRSPIYAGNLAGYKRIAANMKSKKRPSKLPEEWEVIPDTHEGIVTQEEFDTVQQLMTSRRREQNAGGFENIFSGVIKCADCGYAMRAASANRRKRPDIIDCVQYTCNNYGRYGNVMCTAHSIEARDLFNAVLADINRFADMAVNDEKAVRAIERRLTETDQSRAKSLEKEKKKLNKRLAELDRLFSSLYEDKVMERITERNFEMMSGKYQKEQLEIEARLKEVTETLNDSYEKSQGVRDFLSLIRNYQGLKELDATIINALIDKILVSEREKLADGTVRQEIKIYYKFIGFVGELHITPTKRWTALKPKNCTVCGVEYVPSSGISKYCPACAKRIQREKSNESKRRSRERNRRACIELSAKNDRLILSNVMVG, from the coding sequence ATGGCAGGAATAAGAACGGAGAACAAGATTTATGAAGTCGGCATTTACTGCCGCTTATCAAAGGACGATGGCACGGATAACGAGAGTGCGAGCATTGCGACACAAAAATCCATCCTCACGGATTATGTGAAAAGGCAGGGATGGCATTTAGCAAAAACGTATGTTGACGATGGCTACTCTGGAACAAATTTCCAAAGACCAAGTTTCCAGAATATGATTAAGGACATTGAAAACGGGCTGATAAACTGCGTGATTACAAAAGATTTATCCCGTCTGGGGAGGAACTATCTTGATTGTGGGTTATATCTGGAAGTCTTTTTCCCAGAGCATAACGTGAGGTATATAGCGGTCAATGACGGCGTGGACACCTTAAACAAATCCGCTATGGACATCACGCCTTTCCGCAACATCCTAAACGAAATGTATTCTGCCGATGTGTCAGTCAAGATAAAATCGGCGTACCGTGCGAGGTTTCAGCAGGGGAAATTCATGGGAACAACAGCCCCTTATGGCTATGTCAAAGACCCTGCCGACCACAACCATCTGCTGATAGATGACAAAGTTGCCCATGTGGTAAGGGAGATATTCGACCTTGCGTTAGCGGGCAACGGCATCGCCAAAATCCGCAAGCACATCAACAAACAGCATATCCTACGCCCTGCCGCTTATGCGGTGGAGCAAGGGGCAACAGGCTATGAGCGGTACTTTGAGGATAACGAGGAAAACCGTTATATTTGGAGCGAGAACAGCGTGAGGGGCATTTTAAGAAGCCCGATATATGCGGGCAACCTTGCAGGCTACAAGCGGATTGCAGCCAACATGAAAAGCAAGAAACGCCCCTCTAAGCTGCCCGAAGAATGGGAAGTGATACCAGACACCCATGAGGGGATAGTCACGCAGGAGGAATTTGACACCGTACAGCAGCTTATGACGAGCCGCAGGCGGGAGCAGAACGCAGGGGGATTTGAGAATATCTTTTCGGGCGTTATCAAGTGTGCGGACTGCGGCTATGCGATGCGGGCGGCGAGTGCCAACAGGAGGAAACGCCCCGACATCATCGACTGCGTACAATACACCTGCAATAATTATGGCAGATATGGCAATGTTATGTGTACCGCACACAGCATTGAAGCGAGGGACTTATTCAATGCCGTCCTTGCCGACATCAACCGCTTTGCGGATATGGCGGTCAATGATGAAAAGGCGGTCAGAGCCATAGAAAGGCGGCTCACGGAAACAGACCAGAGCAGGGCGAAATCATTAGAGAAAGAAAAGAAGAAGCTGAACAAACGCCTTGCGGAGCTTGACAGGCTGTTTTCCTCTCTCTATGAGGACAAGGTAATGGAGCGTATCACGGAGCGGAATTTTGAGATGATGTCGGGGAAATACCAGAAAGAGCAGCTTGAAATTGAAGCACGGCTGAAAGAGGTAACGGAAACGCTCAATGACAGCTATGAGAAATCGCAGGGCGTGAGGGACTTTCTATCCCTAATCCGCAACTATCAGGGGCTGAAAGAGTTGGACGCAACCATCATAAACGCACTCATAGACAAGATACTTGTTTCGGAACGTGAGAAACTTGCGGACGGGACAGTAAGGCAGGAAATCAAGATTTACTATAAATTCATCGGCTTTGTCGGTGAATTACATATCACACCCACAAAGCGGTGGACGGCGTTAAAGCCTAAAAATTGTACGGTGTGCGGTGTTGAATACGTCCCCAGCTCTGGAATATCAAAGTATTGTCCCGCTTGTGCTAAGAGGATACAGAGGGAGAAATCAAACGAGAGCAAACGCAGGAGTAGGGAGAGGAACCGAAGGGCATGTATTGAACTGTCCGCAAAAAATGACCGACTGATATTGTCCAACGTAATGGTAGGTTAA
- a CDS encoding TnpV protein, producing MAKTIFEEMGGKYERQGDYLIPCLTVPAEEEQPIGIWGQRHLDYLKHHCKVTYTNLLTSGRLNAYLADIDRQAQERFERLIEGMKQAQGITEQLKAENALEWTGCLNNIRACAREIVEKEIIFA from the coding sequence ATGGCAAAGACAATTTTTGAGGAAATGGGCGGCAAATACGAAAGGCAAGGCGATTATTTAATACCGTGCTTAACTGTACCCGCCGAAGAAGAACAGCCGATAGGCATCTGGGGACAGCGGCATTTGGATTATCTGAAGCATCACTGCAAAGTTACATACACCAATCTTCTTACAAGCGGCAGACTTAACGCTTACCTTGCCGACATTGACAGACAGGCACAGGAACGCTTTGAAAGGCTCATAGAGGGTATGAAACAGGCACAGGGCATAACGGAACAGCTAAAGGCAGAAAACGCCTTAGAATGGACAGGATGCCTCAATAACATAAGGGCTTGTGCGAGGGAGATTGTGGAAAAGGAAATTATTTTTGCATAA
- a CDS encoding RNA polymerase sigma factor: protein MAYNHGREDRKWRIWKEAEEKLLRECGVDEVTIEQIRIADRADFNSNRRFYRWTNDVAEYLEDMADRERQAEVNTVAELLDEIESENLYQVLVTVDGRTLKIVLLKMQGYSTKEIAPLVHLTTGAIYARLDHLRKKLRKIL, encoded by the coding sequence ATGGCATACAACCACGGACGGGAGGACAGGAAATGGCGTATCTGGAAAGAAGCGGAGGAAAAGCTGCTGCGTGAGTGCGGCGTTGATGAAGTGACCATTGAGCAGATACGCATAGCGGACAGGGCAGACTTCAATTCCAACAGGCGGTTTTACCGATGGACGAATGACGTTGCGGAATACCTTGAGGACATGGCAGACAGGGAGCGGCAAGCGGAGGTGAATACAGTTGCGGAGTTACTGGACGAGATTGAGAGCGAAAATCTCTATCAAGTATTAGTCACGGTGGACGGGCGTACCTTGAAAATCGTCCTGCTGAAAATGCAGGGGTATTCCACAAAGGAGATTGCCCCACTTGTGCATTTGACGACTGGTGCCATCTATGCGAGGTTAGACCATCTGCGGAAGAAGCTTCGGAAAATTTTGTAA
- a CDS encoding sigma factor-like helix-turn-helix DNA-binding protein — translation MAYKAKAYTLREESTESGIRYFISFKDGQGEHHELEVSEQLFFEFRQMERRNRNLLQWDERHREFSEVWDETLNRRALKLPKSIEEQMIEAERAELLCKAVDRLPEIQRRRFLLYYEYEFNFYQIAAMEHCTASAIQKSVAVAKKKVKAEMRKYLQP, via the coding sequence ATGGCATATAAAGCTAAGGCGTACACGCTTCGGGAGGAATCCACGGAAAGCGGTATAAGGTATTTTATCAGTTTTAAGGACGGGCAGGGGGAACACCACGAACTGGAAGTATCCGAGCAGTTATTCTTTGAATTTCGGCAGATGGAACGCAGGAACAGGAATCTTCTCCAATGGGACGAGCGGCACAGGGAGTTTTCGGAAGTATGGGACGAAACGCTGAACAGGCGGGCGTTAAAGCTGCCTAAGAGCATTGAGGAACAAATGATTGAAGCAGAACGGGCGGAACTGCTCTGTAAGGCGGTTGACAGACTGCCAGAGATACAAAGGCGACGTTTCCTGCTCTACTACGAGTATGAGTTCAATTTTTACCAAATCGCCGCTATGGAGCATTGCACCGCTTCTGCAATACAGAAATCCGTTGCTGTTGCAAAGAAGAAAGTAAAAGCGGAAATGAGGAAATATCTCCAACCATGA
- a CDS encoding sigma-70 family RNA polymerase sigma factor, with product MKYAPRKVYIKESGGYVELSYTDFCRRRQADKGYMDKLFIPVQGCLLEVVREQYADFYRDRERWRYLQKLDARNSLLSLDGFTDSEGNPLDFIADEAADIAETVVNAVMVDRLKAALPLLSDSEQELIQAIFFDGLSEREVGARLGITQSVVNKRKARILRKLRKIIEN from the coding sequence GTGAAATACGCACCAAGAAAAGTATATATCAAAGAAAGCGGCGGCTATGTGGAACTGTCCTATACGGATTTCTGCCGCCGCAGGCAAGCCGACAAGGGATATATGGACAAGCTGTTTATCCCCGTCCAAGGTTGTCTGCTTGAAGTCGTAAGGGAGCAATATGCGGACTTCTACCGTGACAGGGAGCGGTGGCGTTACCTGCAAAAATTAGATGCGAGGAACAGCCTGCTATCTCTGGACGGATTTACGGACAGCGAGGGGAATCCTCTGGACTTTATCGCTGATGAAGCGGCGGACATTGCGGAAACCGTTGTCAATGCTGTTATGGTGGACAGGCTGAAAGCCGCCCTGCCTTTGTTGTCGGATAGTGAGCAGGAGTTGATACAGGCAATCTTTTTTGACGGACTTTCCGAGCGTGAAGTCGGGGCGAGGTTAGGCATAACCCAGAGCGTTGTGAACAAACGCAAAGCCAGAATCCTAAGAAAACTAAGAAAGATAATAGAAAATTAA